A window of the Streptococcus sp. 116-D4 genome harbors these coding sequences:
- the lctO gene encoding L-lactate oxidase, translating into MSYKTSNAEGPVDFINTYDLEPMAQQVIPKAAFGYIASGAEDTFTLRENIRAFNHKLIVPHTLCNVENPSTEIEFAAEKLSSPIILAPVAAHKLANEQGEVATARGVHEFGSLYTTSSYSTVDLPEITEALQGTPHWFQFYFSKDDGINRHIMDRVKAEGYKAIVLTADATVGGNREVDKRNGFVFPVGMPIVEEYLPEGAGKSMDFVYKSAKQRLSPRDVEFIAEYSGLPVYVKGPQCREDVERSLAAGASGIWVTNHGGRQIDGGPAAFDSLQEVAETVDKRVPIVFDSGVRRGQHVFKALASGADLVAIGRPVIYGLALGGSVGVRQVFEHLNAELKTVMQLSGTQTIEDVKHFKLRHNPYNPTFPVDPRDLKLY; encoded by the coding sequence ATGTCATACAAAACAAGCAATGCAGAAGGACCTGTAGATTTTATTAACACTTATGATTTGGAGCCAATGGCGCAACAAGTCATTCCTAAAGCTGCCTTTGGTTATATCGCTAGTGGAGCAGAGGATACTTTCACTTTACGTGAGAATATTCGTGCCTTTAACCACAAACTCATCGTTCCACATACGCTTTGTAATGTAGAAAATCCAAGTACAGAGATTGAATTTGCAGCTGAAAAATTGTCTTCACCAATCATTTTGGCGCCTGTTGCGGCTCATAAATTAGCAAATGAACAGGGTGAAGTGGCTACTGCGCGTGGTGTGCATGAGTTTGGTTCTCTTTACACAACTAGCTCTTACTCTACTGTAGACCTTCCAGAAATTACAGAAGCCCTTCAAGGGACACCTCACTGGTTCCAATTTTACTTTAGTAAAGATGACGGGATTAACCGCCACATCATGGACCGTGTGAAGGCTGAAGGCTATAAAGCGATTGTCTTGACGGCAGATGCAACTGTAGGGGGCAATCGTGAGGTTGATAAGCGTAATGGTTTTGTCTTCCCAGTTGGCATGCCGATTGTTGAAGAATACCTGCCAGAAGGTGCTGGTAAATCAATGGACTTTGTTTACAAATCAGCTAAACAACGCTTGTCCCCACGTGATGTAGAATTTATCGCTGAATACTCAGGACTTCCTGTTTATGTCAAGGGACCACAATGCCGTGAGGACGTTGAACGTTCGCTTGCTGCAGGAGCTTCTGGTATCTGGGTAACCAACCACGGTGGCCGCCAAATCGACGGTGGACCAGCTGCCTTTGACTCACTTCAAGAAGTAGCAGAGACAGTTGATAAACGTGTGCCAATTGTCTTTGACTCAGGTGTTCGTCGTGGTCAACACGTCTTTAAAGCCTTGGCTTCAGGAGCAGACTTGGTAGCTATTGGTCGCCCTGTCATTTATGGACTGGCTCTCGGTGGTAGTGTTGGTGTGCGTCAAGTCTTTGAACACTTGAATGCAGAATTGAAGACAGTCATGCAGTTGTCTGGAACTCAGACCATTGAAGATGTCAAACACTTCAAACTCCGTCACAACCCATATAACCCAACCTTCCCAGTTGATCCTCGTGACTTAAAATTGTATTGA
- the pyrE gene encoding orotate phosphoribosyltransferase, with protein MTLAKDIASHLLKIQAVYLKPEEPFTWASGIKSPIYTDNRVTLAYPETRTLIENGFVEAIKEAFPDVEVIAGTATAGIPHGAIIADKMNLPFAYIRSKPKDHGAGNQIEGRVAQGQKMVVVEDLISTGGSVLEAVAAAKREGADVLGVVAIFSYQLPKADKNFADAGVKLVTLSNYSELIHLAQEEGYITPEGLDLLKRFKEDQENWQNA; from the coding sequence ATGACACTTGCTAAAGATATCGCTAGCCACCTCTTGAAAATTCAAGCCGTTTACCTCAAACCAGAGGAGCCTTTCACTTGGGCATCTGGTATCAAGTCGCCCATTTACACTGATAATCGTGTGACACTAGCCTATCCAGAAACTCGTACCCTAATTGAAAATGGCTTTGTGGAAGCTATCAAAGAAGCCTTTCCAGATGTAGAAGTGATTGCAGGGACTGCAACAGCAGGGATTCCTCACGGAGCCATCATTGCTGACAAGATGAATCTGCCATTTGCCTATATCCGTAGCAAACCAAAAGACCACGGAGCTGGTAACCAAATAGAAGGCCGCGTAGCCCAAGGACAAAAGATGGTCGTTGTTGAAGATTTGATTTCAACTGGTGGTTCTGTTCTCGAGGCCGTAGCAGCCGCTAAACGCGAAGGAGCAGATGTGCTTGGAGTTGTAGCGATTTTCAGTTACCAATTGCCAAAAGCAGACAAAAACTTTGCAGATGCAGGTGTCAAACTTGTGACGCTTTCTAACTACAGTGAATTGATTCATCTAGCTCAAGAAGAGGGCTACATTACGCCAGAAGGCCTTGATCTTCTAAAACGATTTAAAGAAGATCAAGAGAATTGGCAAAATGCTTAA
- the pyrF gene encoding orotidine-5'-phosphate decarboxylase produces MRESRPVIALDFPSFEEAKEFLALFPADEKLYVKVGMEIYYAVGPEVVRYLKSLGHSVFLDLKLHDIPNTVKSTMKILSSLGVDMTNVQAAGGVEMMQAAREGLGDKGILIAVTQLTSTSEEQMQECQNIQTSLQESVIHYAQKTAEAGLDGVVCSAQEAKLIKQATHEDFICLTPGIRPRGTEAGDQKRVVTPGEAYQIGSDYIVVGRPITQAEDPVAAYHAIKYEWTQDWN; encoded by the coding sequence ATGCGTGAAAGTCGCCCGGTCATAGCTCTGGATTTTCCAAGTTTTGAAGAAGCCAAGGAGTTTTTAGCCCTATTTCCAGCAGATGAAAAGCTCTATGTCAAAGTAGGAATGGAAATCTACTATGCTGTAGGACCTGAAGTTGTCCGCTATTTGAAATCATTAGGTCACAGTGTCTTTTTGGATCTCAAGTTGCATGACATTCCCAATACAGTCAAATCAACCATGAAAATCTTATCCAGCCTAGGAGTTGATATGACCAATGTGCAGGCAGCAGGTGGAGTTGAGATGATGCAGGCTGCGCGTGAAGGATTGGGAGACAAGGGGATTCTCATAGCAGTTACCCAATTAACCTCAACCTCGGAAGAACAAATGCAGGAGTGTCAAAATATCCAAACTAGCCTCCAAGAGTCGGTTATCCACTATGCCCAGAAAACAGCTGAAGCTGGTCTAGATGGAGTCGTTTGCTCGGCTCAGGAAGCCAAGCTCATCAAACAAGCAACTCATGAAGACTTTATCTGTCTAACACCAGGGATTCGCCCAAGAGGGACAGAAGCAGGAGATCAAAAACGGGTCGTAACCCCAGGAGAAGCTTACCAGATTGGTAGTGACTATATCGTAGTGGGACGTCCCATTACCCAAGCTGAGGATCCTGTTGCAGCTTATCATGCCATCAAGTATGAATGGACACAGGACTGGAATTAA
- a CDS encoding cell division protein FtsQ/DivIB, whose product MSKDKKNEDKEILEEFKELSEWQKRNQEYLKKKAEEEAALAEEKEKERQARMASKSEKSDATEEQESDSNPKDPESAKEYSEEKVEESEDAKKEVAKEEPKSKEPKKQDKKIEKKPAKKKQAKPKIPGVHIWRAISILFISLILLIVSAYLLSPYATMKDIQVEGAVQTTADDIRQASGIQDSDYTISLLLDKAKYEEQIKSNYWVESAQLVYHFPTKFTIKVKEYDIVAYYVSGENHYPILSSGQLETSAVSLVSLPETYISVLFNDSEQIKTFTSELSQISPELKAAIQKVELAPSNVTPDLIRLTMNDSDEVLVPLSEMSKKLPYYSKIKPQLSEPSVIDMEAGIYSYTVADKLILEAEEKAKQEAKEAEKKQKEEEKKRLEEQQNKLEEERKKLEEESNQNQTTRRSSRR is encoded by the coding sequence ATGTCAAAAGATAAGAAAAATGAGGACAAAGAAATCCTCGAAGAATTTAAAGAGTTATCAGAATGGCAGAAACGAAACCAAGAATATCTAAAAAAGAAGGCTGAAGAAGAGGCGGCCCTAGCTGAGGAGAAGGAAAAGGAAAGACAAGCTCGAATGGCTTCAAAATCTGAAAAGTCAGATGCAACTGAGGAGCAAGAGAGTGACTCTAATCCAAAAGACCCAGAATCAGCTAAGGAATACTCTGAAGAAAAAGTAGAAGAGTCAGAAGACGCCAAAAAAGAAGTAGCAAAAGAAGAGCCAAAGTCCAAAGAACCAAAGAAACAGGATAAAAAAATTGAGAAAAAGCCTGCAAAGAAGAAACAGGCTAAACCAAAAATTCCAGGAGTTCATATCTGGAGGGCTATCTCGATTTTGTTTATCAGTCTGATTTTATTGATTGTCTCTGCTTACTTGCTCAGTCCTTATGCGACCATGAAGGATATTCAAGTTGAGGGAGCAGTGCAAACTACAGCTGATGATATTCGACAGGCTTCAGGTATTCAGGATTCGGATTATACGATTAGCCTTCTGCTAGATAAGGCAAAATATGAAGAGCAGATCAAGTCTAACTATTGGGTTGAATCAGCTCAGCTTGTCTATCATTTTCCAACCAAGTTTACTATCAAGGTCAAGGAATACGATATAGTCGCCTACTATGTTTCTGGAGAAAATCATTATCCTATTCTTTCCAGTGGTCAGCTTGAGACCAGTGCGGTGAGTTTGGTGAGTCTGCCAGAAACTTATATATCCGTTCTCTTTAATGACAGTGAACAAATCAAGACCTTTACCTCAGAACTTTCTCAAATTAGTCCAGAACTCAAGGCGGCTATCCAAAAGGTGGAATTAGCCCCAAGCAATGTGACTCCAGATTTAATTCGATTGACCATGAATGATTCGGACGAAGTCTTGGTTCCCCTGTCTGAAATGAGCAAGAAATTGCCTTATTATAGTAAGATTAAGCCTCAATTGTCAGAGCCGAGTGTAATTGACATGGAAGCTGGAATTTATAGTTACACAGTGGCGGATAAGTTAATTTTGGAGGCTGAGGAAAAAGCCAAACAAGAGGCTAAGGAAGCTGAGAAGAAACAAAAAGAGGAAGAGAAGAAAAGACTGGAAGAACAGCAGAATAAACTGGAAGAGGAAAGGAAAAAGCTCGAGGAAGAGAGCAATCAAAACCAAACGACCCGACGTTCATCGCGTCGCTAA
- a CDS encoding UDP-N-acetylglucosamine--N-acetylmuramyl-(pentapeptide) pyrophosphoryl-undecaprenol N-acetylglucosamine transferase has protein sequence MKKIVFTGGGTVGHVTLNLLLMPKFIEDGWEVHYIGDKRGIEHQEILKSGLDITFHSIATGKLRRYFSWQNMLDVFKVGWGIVQSLFIMLRLRPQALFSKGGFVSVPPVIAARVSRVPVFIHESDLSMGLANKIAYKFATKMYSTFEQPSSLTKVEHVGAVTKVSDQKNLEPDELVDIQTHFNPQLPTILFVGGSAGARVFNQLVTDHKKELTERYNIINLTGDSSLNELSQNLFRVDYVTNLYQPLMELADIVVTRGGANTIFELLAMAKLHVIVPLGREASRGDQIENAAYFVKKGYAEELQESDLTLDSLEEKLSHLLSHKEDYQTNMKASKELKSLADFYQLLKKDLS, from the coding sequence ATGAAAAAAATTGTCTTTACAGGTGGGGGGACGGTTGGACATGTCACCCTCAACCTTTTGTTGATGCCTAAGTTTATCGAAGATGGCTGGGAAGTCCACTATATCGGAGACAAGCGTGGTATCGAACACCAAGAAATCCTCAAGTCAGGTCTAGATATCACCTTCCACTCTATTGCGACTGGAAAATTGCGTCGTTATTTCTCTTGGCAAAATATGCTGGACGTCTTTAAAGTTGGTTGGGGAATTGTCCAATCGCTCTTTATCATGTTGCGACTTCGTCCACAAGCACTTTTTTCAAAGGGAGGCTTTGTCTCTGTGCCGCCTGTTATCGCAGCACGTGTTTCTAGAGTGCCTGTCTTTATTCACGAATCTGACCTGTCTATGGGCTTGGCCAATAAAATCGCTTATAAATTTGCGACCAAGATGTATTCAACCTTTGAGCAACCTTCAAGTTTGACTAAGGTCGAGCATGTGGGAGCAGTGACCAAGGTTTCAGATCAAAAAAATCTAGAACCCGATGAATTGGTAGATATTCAAACCCACTTTAATCCCCAATTGCCAACTATATTGTTTGTCGGTGGTTCTGCGGGCGCTCGTGTCTTTAACCAATTGGTGACAGACCATAAGAAAGAGCTGACAGAACGCTACAATATTATCAATCTAACTGGAGATTCTAGCCTGAACGAGTTGAGCCAAAATCTTTTTCGTGTTGACTATGTGACCAATCTCTATCAACCCTTGATGGAATTGGCTGATATTGTTGTAACTCGAGGTGGCGCCAATACGATTTTTGAGCTCTTGGCCATGGCAAAATTACATGTCATTGTACCGCTTGGGCGTGAAGCTAGTCGTGGTGACCAGATTGAAAATGCGGCTTACTTTGTAAAAAAAGGCTATGCAGAAGAGCTTCAAGAAAGCGATTTGACCTTGGATAGTTTGGAAGAGAAGCTTTCTCACTTACTAAGTCACAAGGAAGACTACCAGACTAACATGAAGGCTTCTAAGGAATTGAAATCTCTAGCAGATTTTTATCAATTGTTGAAAAAAGATTTATCATAA
- the murD gene encoding UDP-N-acetylmuramoyl-L-alanine--D-glutamate ligase: MKVIDQFKNKKVLVLGLAKSGESAARLLDKLGAIVTVNDGKPFEDNPAAQSLLEEGIKVITGGHPLELLDEEFALMVKNPGIPYSNPMIEKALAKGIPVLTEVELAYLISEAPIVGITGSNGKTTTTTMIGEVLTAAGQHGLLSGNIGYPASQVAQTATDKHTLVMELSSFQLMGVQEFHPEIAVITNLMPTHIDYHGSFEEYVAAKWNIQNKMTAADFLVLNFNQDLAKELASKTKATVVPFSTQEKVDGAYLEDGQLYFRGEVVMAANEIGVPGSHNVENALATIAVAKLRGVNNQTIKETLSAFGGVKHRLQFVDEIKGVKFYNDSKSTNILATQKALSGFDNSKVILIAGGLDRGNEFDELVPDITGLKKMVILGQSAERVKRAAEKAGVAYVDATDIADATRKAYELATQGDVVLLSPANASWDMYANFEVRGDLFIDTVAELKE; encoded by the coding sequence ATGAAAGTAATAGATCAATTTAAAAATAAGAAAGTCCTTGTTTTAGGTTTGGCCAAGTCTGGTGAATCTGCAGCTCGTTTGTTGGACAAGCTAGGTGCTATTGTGACGGTAAATGACGGGAAACCATTTGAGGACAATCCAGCTGCGCAAAGTTTGCTGGAAGAAGGGATCAAGGTCATCACAGGTGGCCATCCTTTGGAACTCTTGGATGAAGAGTTTGCCCTTATGGTGAAAAATCCAGGCATTCCCTACAGCAATCCCATGATTGAAAAGGCTTTGGCCAAAGGTATCCCTGTCTTGACTGAGGTGGAATTGGCTTACTTGATTTCAGAAGCACCGATTGTTGGGATTACTGGTTCGAACGGTAAAACTACCACAACGACCATGATTGGGGAAGTTTTGACTGCTGCTGGCCAACATGGTCTCCTATCAGGAAATATTGGCTATCCTGCCAGTCAAGTGGCCCAAACTGCGACAGACAAGCACACGCTTGTCATGGAACTTTCTTCTTTCCAATTGATGGGCGTTCAAGAATTCCATCCAGAGATTGCAGTTATTACCAACCTCATGCCAACTCATATCGACTACCATGGCTCGTTTGAAGAGTATGTAGCAGCCAAGTGGAATATCCAGAACAAGATGACAGCGGCTGATTTCCTTGTCTTGAACTTTAACCAAGACTTGGCAAAAGAATTGGCTAGTAAAACAAAAGCTACTGTTGTACCATTCTCAACGCAGGAAAAGGTTGATGGAGCTTATCTGGAAGATGGTCAGCTATACTTCCGTGGGGAAGTTGTCATGGCAGCGAATGAAATCGGAGTTCCAGGTAGCCACAATGTGGAAAATGCCCTTGCAACGATCGCTGTAGCCAAGCTTCGTGGTGTGAATAACCAAACCATCAAAGAAACTCTTTCAGCCTTTGGAGGTGTCAAACACCGTCTCCAATTTGTGGATGAAATCAAGGGTGTCAAATTCTATAATGATAGCAAGTCAACCAATATCTTGGCTACTCAAAAAGCCTTGTCAGGATTTGACAACAGCAAGGTCATTTTGATTGCAGGTGGTTTAGACCGTGGTAATGAGTTTGACGAACTGGTTCCAGATATTACTGGACTCAAGAAAATGGTCATCCTGGGTCAGTCAGCAGAACGTGTCAAACGAGCAGCAGAGAAGGCTGGTGTGGCATATGTGGATGCGACTGATATTGCTGATGCGACCCGCAAGGCTTACGAGCTTGCGACTCAAGGAGATGTGGTTCTTCTCAGTCCTGCTAATGCCAGCTGGGATATGTATGCTAACTTTGAAGTACGTGGCGACCTCTTTATCGACACAGTAGCGGAGTTAAAGGAATAA
- a CDS encoding ABC transporter ATP-binding protein, whose protein sequence is MIELKNISKKFGSRQLFSDTNLHFEGGKIYALIGTSGCGKTTLLNMIGRLEPYDKGQIIYDGTSLKDIKPSVFFRDYLGYLFQDFGLIESQTVKENLNLGLVGKKLKEKEKISLMKQALNRVNLSYLDLKQPIFELSGGEAQRVALAKIILKDPPLILADEPTASLDPKNSEELLSILESLKNPNRTIIIATHNPLIWEQVDQVIRVTDLSHR, encoded by the coding sequence ATGATTGAACTAAAGAATATATCTAAAAAATTTGGAAGCCGTCAGCTATTTTCAGATACGAATCTTCATTTTGAAGGTGGGAAAATTTATGCCTTAATCGGTACAAGTGGCTGTGGTAAGACAACACTCTTGAATATGATTGGACGATTAGAGCCATATGACAAAGGGCAAATCATCTATGATGGTACTTCTCTTAAGGACATCAAGCCTTCTGTTTTCTTTAGAGATTACTTAGGATACTTATTTCAAGATTTTGGCTTAATTGAAAGTCAAACCGTCAAAGAGAATCTCAATCTGGGTTTAGTTGGTAAAAAGTTGAAAGAAAAAGAGAAAATCTCTTTGATGAAACAAGCTCTAAACCGTGTTAACCTCTCTTATTTAGATTTAAAGCAACCTATCTTTGAATTATCAGGAGGAGAAGCACAACGTGTTGCACTAGCGAAGATAATTTTAAAGGATCCACCTTTGATCCTCGCAGATGAACCAACCGCTTCCTTAGACCCAAAAAACTCTGAGGAATTACTTTCTATCCTAGAATCTTTAAAAAATCCGAATCGGACCATTATTATTGCGACCCACAATCCTCTTATTTGGGAGCAAGTGGACCAAGTTATTCGAGTTACCGATTTATCACATAGATGA